In a single window of the Rhodoferax saidenbachensis genome:
- a CDS encoding ClpXP protease specificity-enhancing factor: MIDAKDSSSTRPYLIRALYEWCTDNGFTPFIAVLVDERVRVPNEYVKDGEIVLNISFDATSALQLGNDFIEFKGRFGGVARDILVPVDRVLAIYARENGQGMAFPMLATSGDAPEETPASEAKVTVLTSVETPAEDNGPDTPRPPSGARPSLTRIK; the protein is encoded by the coding sequence ATGATTGACGCCAAAGATTCCAGCTCTACGCGCCCCTATCTCATTCGTGCGTTGTACGAATGGTGCACCGACAACGGGTTCACGCCGTTCATCGCCGTTCTGGTGGATGAGCGGGTGCGTGTGCCCAATGAGTATGTGAAGGACGGTGAAATCGTGCTCAACATCAGTTTCGATGCGACCAGCGCATTGCAACTGGGCAATGATTTCATCGAGTTCAAAGGGCGCTTCGGTGGCGTGGCGCGGGATATTCTGGTGCCCGTGGACCGGGTGCTGGCTATCTATGCGCGTGAGAACGGCCAGGGAATGGCCTTTCCCATGCTGGCGACATCGGGCGACGCACCTGAAGAAACACCGGCCAGTGAAGCCAAGGTGACGGTGTTGACCAGTGTGGAAACGCCCGCTGAAGACAATGGGCCAGACACACCACGCCCTCCCAGCGGAGCACGACCTTCGCTCACTCGCATAAAGTGA
- a CDS encoding M23 family metallopeptidase — protein sequence MQLIITDAWLAKSRAFHLSGTKLVAALLGLSLVLMLVSLGMYHWVFLKGAREGWPIIGSLVKLVVKDEFAQRDRFMRENIEVMAKKLGEMQAKMLQLESLGERVSGLAGINPADIKIKPGQGGALVSGRDLSMEELQATLNDLDELAGQRADLMTVMESRLFEQKIKKMMVPTQLPVQGGNLGSVFGWRIDPITGKSALHTGLDFPADTGTAIFSAAGGVVVTQEFHPQYGNMIEIDHGNDLISRYAHTSRVFVKKGDLIKRGQKIAEVGTTGRSTGPHLHFEVLVQGVPQDPQKFLNAGRNLPSAPQVAKVTPAVTSAPVPQMAASAGQPAAQR from the coding sequence ATGCAGTTGATTATCACGGATGCCTGGCTCGCGAAGAGCAGGGCCTTCCACTTAAGTGGCACCAAACTGGTTGCGGCCCTGTTGGGCTTGTCTTTGGTACTGATGCTGGTGTCGCTGGGCATGTACCACTGGGTTTTCCTCAAAGGCGCACGCGAAGGCTGGCCCATCATTGGTTCTCTGGTCAAGCTGGTGGTCAAGGATGAGTTTGCCCAGCGTGACCGCTTCATGCGCGAAAACATCGAAGTCATGGCCAAGAAGCTTGGCGAGATGCAGGCCAAGATGCTGCAACTGGAGTCTTTGGGCGAACGGGTTTCCGGTTTGGCCGGCATCAACCCCGCAGATATCAAGATCAAACCAGGACAAGGCGGTGCCTTGGTGTCGGGACGTGACCTGAGCATGGAAGAGCTGCAAGCCACGCTGAACGACCTCGATGAACTGGCCGGACAACGGGCCGATCTGATGACGGTTATGGAGTCGCGCCTCTTCGAGCAGAAAATCAAGAAAATGATGGTGCCCACCCAATTGCCGGTGCAAGGCGGCAATCTGGGGTCTGTCTTTGGCTGGCGCATTGATCCGATTACCGGAAAGTCTGCTTTGCATACCGGGCTGGATTTTCCGGCAGATACGGGTACCGCGATTTTTTCTGCAGCTGGCGGTGTGGTGGTGACCCAGGAGTTCCACCCCCAATACGGCAATATGATTGAAATCGACCATGGCAATGACCTGATTTCCCGTTACGCCCACACCTCGCGGGTGTTTGTCAAAAAGGGCGATCTGATCAAGCGGGGCCAGAAGATTGCGGAAGTGGGTACCACCGGGCGTTCCACTGGCCCGCATTTGCATTTCGAGGTTCTGGTGCAAGGGGTGCCTCAGGATCCCCAGAAGTTCCTCAACGCGGGGCGCAACCTCCCATCCGCACCTCAGGTCGCAAAGGTCACCCCTGCTGTAACTTCGGCGCCCGTTCCCCAAATGGCCGCATCGGCCGGACAGCCCGCCGCGCAACGCTAA
- a CDS encoding glutathione S-transferase N-terminal domain-containing protein, with product MMVLYSGTTCPFSHRCRFVLFEKGMDFEIRDVDLYNKPEDISVMNPYGQVPILVERDLILYESNIINEYIDERFPHPQLMPGDPVDRARVRLFLLNFEKELFVHVSTLEARASKGNEKALEKARSHIRDRLTQLAPVFLKNKYMLGDNFSMLDVAIAPLLWRLDYYGIDLSKNAAPLLKYAERIFSRPAYIEALTPSEKVMRK from the coding sequence ATGATGGTGCTGTATTCAGGAACAACCTGCCCTTTTTCCCACCGCTGCCGCTTTGTGCTCTTTGAAAAGGGCATGGACTTCGAAATCCGTGATGTGGACCTGTACAACAAGCCCGAAGACATCAGCGTGATGAACCCTTACGGGCAAGTGCCGATTCTGGTCGAGCGCGACTTGATTCTGTACGAATCCAACATCATCAACGAGTACATCGACGAGCGTTTCCCGCATCCCCAATTGATGCCCGGTGACCCGGTCGACCGCGCCCGTGTACGCCTGTTCCTGCTGAATTTCGAGAAGGAGCTGTTTGTCCACGTATCCACGCTCGAAGCCCGTGCTTCCAAGGGCAACGAGAAGGCGCTGGAAAAAGCCCGTTCACACATCCGTGATCGTTTGACACAATTGGCCCCTGTGTTCCTCAAGAACAAGTACATGCTGGGCGACAACTTCTCCATGCTGGATGTGGCGATTGCCCCTCTGCTGTGGCGCCTGGACTACTACGGCATCGATCTGAGCAAGAACGCTGCTCCGCTGCTCAAATATGCAGAACGCATCTTCTCGCGCCCTGCCTACATTGAAGCGCTGACGCCTTCCGAAAAGGTCATGCGCAAGTAA